The sequence CGTGCGATCTTTAACCGGTCGCATGCTGCAAAACTGATGCGGGCAACATTTTTCAGATTTGCCTTCGTCAGTTGTTTCAAGCGCATTGATACACATAGTTTGATACACAGAAATTGTTTACTGTAATAAGAATAAAAGAACCAAGAACCAAGAACCAAGAATTAACTTGAGAAATAAGAACCATCTGTAGTAATTATCATAAATAGTTAGTTATATTTAGTTGTTAGTAGCCGTATGATGTTTTAAATAAATAGCAATTTGATCGCTGTTAAAAATTATCGCATCGTTATTGCAACTCGCTGGCAATACCCCTAATTGAGTTCATTTAAGTCAAGCTAAGTCGTATGAATCCTACCGAGGTTTTATTCCTAGGCAAACATCCACCGGTCTTATTGCCGGCGTGTGACCATTACGCCGGTTCAGAAAAGCTCATGCGCAAATCGGTCTCGCTTCAACACGACCTAGGCCCGGTATTTGATATTACGTTCGATTGCGAAGATGGTGCGGCTGCCGGTAATGAGGCTGCTCATGCACGATTGGTATCAGAGGTTATTGCGAGTGCCGACAATCGGTTTAACCGTATCGGTGCGCGCGTCCATGACATCAGCAGTAGTTTTTTCGAGCAAGATGTAGAGATTATTTGCCGGAAAGCGGCGACTCTTGCCTACCTGATGGTCCCCAAGGTGGAAAGCCTTGCCGATGTCAGCACCGCTATCGATCTGATCAATCACCATAGTCAACGCGCTGGCCGCGAGACTTTACCAGTCCATGTTCTGATTGAAACTCACGGCGCGCTTGCCGATGTCGCAGCGATCGCTGCCCTTCCCCAGGTTGAGTCGCTGTCGTTTGGAATTATGGATTTTGTTTCATCCCATTACGGCGCAATTCCCGGCGCTGCTATGCGTTCACCGGGTCAGTTCACCCACGCTTTGGTGACGCGCGCCAAGCTTGAGATATCTGCCGCCTGTCATGCACACGGCAAAACCCCTTCGCATAACGTCACGACAGAGATACACGACAGCGCAGTCGTCGCAGACGATGCCCATCGCGCCAGAATGGCATTCGGTTACACGCGGATGTGGAGTATCCATCCGCAGCAAATACGCTTCATTTTGGGCGCATTTTCTCCAACCGAGTCAGAAGTGAGCGACGCGACTCACATTTTACTTGCCGCCCAAAAGGCGGATTGGGGTCCAATCCAGCATCTCGGCACATTGCATGATCGTGCCAGCTATCGGTATTATTGGACCGTTTTACAGCGAGCGAAAAACAATGGCGTAGTACTGCCGCCGCTTGCTAATAGTTTATTTACGAATTAAACATTGCACTTTTTTTAGCTTACTAATATTGTAGCGCGCCCATTGATGTAATTAATAACTGCCCAACCAACAGTTCAGACAATATGAAAAAAACTCTCTCTATTCTTAGCTTGCTGTGCGCTAGCTTGATGATAACGGCACCATTAACATCCATCGCACAAACCACTACAGGTCA is a genomic window of Glaciimonas sp. CA11.2 containing:
- a CDS encoding HpcH/HpaI aldolase/citrate lyase family protein → MNPTEVLFLGKHPPVLLPACDHYAGSEKLMRKSVSLQHDLGPVFDITFDCEDGAAAGNEAAHARLVSEVIASADNRFNRIGARVHDISSSFFEQDVEIICRKAATLAYLMVPKVESLADVSTAIDLINHHSQRAGRETLPVHVLIETHGALADVAAIAALPQVESLSFGIMDFVSSHYGAIPGAAMRSPGQFTHALVTRAKLEISAACHAHGKTPSHNVTTEIHDSAVVADDAHRARMAFGYTRMWSIHPQQIRFILGAFSPTESEVSDATHILLAAQKADWGPIQHLGTLHDRASYRYYWTVLQRAKNNGVVLPPLANSLFTN